Genomic window (Pectinophora gossypiella chromosome 5, ilPecGoss1.1, whole genome shotgun sequence):
ATTAAGTTGAATCTACTGAAGAATACAATTAAAACAATCAACAGTAAAacggtaagttttttttttactaaacagaTATACGATTATCAATCACCACCATTCTTTAAAAGCctcataaaatacaaaacgtTGGTTGATATAATTGACTCATTTCAGCCACTACAAGACAAAAAATCGCCAAGAGTTAGAAAACCAAGAGGGAAACAACCAGACCCGGAACCAGTTATACTGACATTAAGTTCTGATGAAGAAGATTCTAATAGCTCTATAGTTAACCACCAGGTAGGTTTCATGACAATTTTAGGTTTCCCAAAACCGGCAGTAACGGTTCTAAAGAATATACACTGcctcataatttattttttattcataaaaaaatatatatgtatgtatattaattttatgtcgCAGAAGTATTATTGTCAAAGCTAATGAATCTAATTCCAATTAGTGTTTTCTTGGTAAATTTATGTGTTATTTTTccagcgcggcgcgaattatatcgaaagCTTCAACCAGTAGACAAACATTGTACGGCCATTggttgaagccctcgatatCATTTGCGCTGCTAGCAAAATATAAGTACTAGCTTTCCGCTCGTGACTTCAGCTATCACAGTAACTAAACCTAAAGTAACTCTTTCTGTTACCGTCGCCGTCTATCTGTTAGtatagatttataatatttttacaccaaaatactatttaatatgtttattgtttcttttagcatgaacaatcaattaataCTAAAGAGCCATCTCTAAGTGAGATTGAAGGTGGAATTATGGACAGCGGATTGGGAATGGATCACATGGATGGTAAGGACTGTTTTTTATAAGtttctacatattatattaatactTTGGACTACTTTGGAGAGTAAAGGGAAAGTCAAATAACACTACCTCCAATGCGAATTTGCACCTAACGAAAAGTAATTAAGGTACACCATTAAAATTGAGAGCATAGAGttagctagaaggaaagagaggaaggggaagaccaagaagagcttacatggaacagattaaagaaaaggttaacgtcgtgtcttatagggaagtcaaggaattggcctttgatagactggaatggaaaatgctacaccgacaagagcgtggctcttaaattgatgatgatgagagttaGCCCAGACTACCAGATCAGTTTGCTCCAGAAGTACCAAATTAATCTTTTCACATGTGTCAATCGTTTCTATCTGTAATATCACAATTTTACCCCAGGTTCATAATATTTGAATtgggagcaaataaataataaatacccgTTGCTTGGTTTTTGCCTCTATTTTTGGTATGGTAAATAAATAGGTTTCCTTTTAGATTTATGTTGCACAACATGTCATTGATGCCTATTCTTGCGCGAAAATGACAAATACTGCTGTtctttacttaaaataaatatgtacctacaCGAAAGGGATAGATTTAGTTctaaaactgtcaaattaaaattaagtatgtGTGCCGGATAGAGCAACACGGGGCTCCGGCGCCCTAATCGGCGCCAGTCTccgaaataggtatttaaattcCTATTTAAGAaggtactttattttttatagggtAGTTTTTGAAAATCAGTATAAGTACCCAAGTTTTTAAATACCTTTAACACTTTATTTTAATAGTGTGTCAATTTTCAGCCTAGCATATTTAATTACCGGTCCCTTTTCAGTGgtaaagaaaatgataggtgtgatttaaaataaaattagacgtcTGCAGAAATCAACAGTTCAGCATCATTATTTCAATTCACATACATTTTAGTCTACGTAGTACATATATTAGTTACTCCATAGTGTAACGAAAGATTGCATTTTTCGGTGATCACCAGTGCACCGGCTGGTGGTCATTGAACTTTCATAGGGATTACATTCGTAAGACGAATACCGGTTTTTGTCATCGATACTTAAATCGATTTTGGTTGTCGATTAGCACATCTCTATCGAATCGTAAAACGCCAACCAACCCGACAAACTTCACATCACTCAGTCACTCACTGTCATTTTTTATCTATGTCTGTGTCGTGCTCTTGTGCGGTACGTTATGTCGCCATCGCAAATCGTTAAGCTTTCGGGTCgcgttaaataaagaaaaatctagTGGTATTTCCTTCAAAATGTCTGAAACTGATCAGAACAATGATAcaggtatttatatttttagtgtAAACACATTTAACTGATTTTATAGCACAGCCGAAGTGGTTGATCCGCATTGTgttttttgatattattttttatttcattgatgtttaattatatattactctgattattgttacaaagatagcggaaatttatttaaaataccaTAGCCCTCTTCCGCGAACATAATTTGATTCACAACACTTTCTCTATCAATGGCACAAGCATAACCAATACTGTGCAATTTTTCGGTTATGAACATGAAAAGACCAGAAATGATGTATattacgataaataaataattaatattcccATTAATGCATTTTACCTATGTTTATATTACCTTAGAAACATATTCTGCATGCTCTACTTGTACCTATCTCATTGTTACTGAATTAACCTTGACAATGAACAATAATTTAAGGTACTCAAACCTTGAAATAATGCGTGCATTAGATTAGGCATATTTCTCAGTAGGGTAGACAGAGACTTCCAAATTCCACTTGCTTTATAATTTCATCATTACTGTTGTACAGTTAtagttgtaaataaaatgttttaaaactaaCACCTCCTATAGATTATTATGTAGTATTGTAATTGAAgtgattttttgtttaaaatactgtaataatggtgctgattccagtaaacaccatctaattttattttattacacctgtcattttcttatccgccggacaagaaagggacgggtaaatttatgaaacactcatcagaaattttaaatattctcccaaaattattatatatacattcacttattcattttaaaattaacagttgtcaatcatccaaaCGTGTTTCAGAACCACCAAGTGTATTTTGATaccaaaagaaaattatttcaaatttatTCATCTGTGTGCACTTCTTACTCCTTAGTGGCATAAAACCCTGAGGTGGTTAGGTAAATTAAGCTCGGCACCCGAGACAAATTAGGGGTGGAgagttaatattttaaatgtagtGTTATCCTTTATTGCATAGAAgtctgttaattttatttaattttctctttataaaaatatatttttttttttattttagatggCAGCAGAGATGAAATGAATCAGAACAGCTCAGTGACATTAAATTGCCGGACAATCAGGATTGGCTCATATAGATACACACCAAAAgaaaaggtacttacttagtcaCTTGGATGACCATAGCTCTACAACttttatgatgataaataaTGTTTGACTTGTGATTTAGAATTCAAGATATTCATATTTTTCTGTGTTATTTTAGGTTTACATATCATCTAGAGGTGTCAAAATTGTAGCACCATCACTCAAAAATGATCTAAAAGAAGTAGCTCTTGTAATACCATTGCGTGAAGTGGTCAAAATATTAGTGCATTTTGGTAAAGGATTACCTGTGATCTTTGTGTACACTGTCAACAAATGTGGTGCTTACATTCGAAAATCACTAGACATGACAGAAGATGGCGGTGAGTTATCAATAATTTATGttacatttatatttccaaGATTTCTGATTTACGAGTTGTGATAattgtttcattatttatttttaggtccCTATTACAACCCTATGTCGAAAAATGACCCATTCAAGAGAATTACACTTCTACCAGAATCAATATCAGAAGAAGCAAAGGCTACAATGAAGAGCTTGTTTGGAAGGCAAATGGATGAATTAAATTCTCGAGAAGCCAATGACATTTTAGTGAGAACATGCCCAAAAGAGAATAGTACAGTTAACAAAATTACTACTAGATCTAATAATGCTGCCAATACATCAGGAGTAAAGaagtatgtatttaatttttgaatttattaaaattatgacgTGTATGATAACtgtttaaaatgtatttcttactatgttattttgtttcagTCCTAATCCAGCTGAAATAAggcaaattttaatttatcctCCTGGTAAAGGGGGTATACCAATAAATACTGAAGACTACATGTGCCTAGCTCAAGATCagtttttaaatgatgttataatagacttttatttaaaacatttacttCATGACGTTCTTACCCACAGTCAGAGAGAAAAGACTCACATATTTAGCACATTCTTTTATAAAAGGCTAACCACTAAACCCAGTAAAGTGAATCGAAGTTCTAATCCCCACGAGTGGGACACTGCACTGACACCAGCTCAAAAGCGACATGCAAGAGTCAAGACTTGGACAAAAAATGTAAACATATTTGATAAAGATTATATTGTAGTTCCTATAAATGAAAATTGTCACTGGTTTGTGGCAATCATTTGTTTTCCAAGTCTTGATGGATGCAGAAGCATGATTGATAACCGGACAGTGTGTCctcaagaaattaagaaaagaggtaagtttacatacttaaatcttgttatgtataatatgtttttgtattaggTGTTGAAAATTTGCTTACCATTTTTCAAATGTTTGCAGAGCGAAGGTCATCAATGCAGATAGGAAACACAACAATCACACCTCTAACTAAACAGGAACAGCTTACATTAAGTTGTGACTCAGATAACCTTAGTGAACGGGATGAAGCTGAGGCTGAGGTGAGTGAACATTATAATATTTGCAATTGAACACAATATCATCAGATGGTAAGCTGCTATGTAGCCTACTGTAACACTCcagacacttcgtacaaaacacgtcgttttacacagacactacacgcgCATCTCTGTGTGTGTGAAGACTGACACCATATATAtgtttgaagactaaagtatgttCGAggaagggtgaggtaaacctagctcagccactggtggagAGCGAAGagatgccgttctatatgttTACTTACAGCCTAGTttgttgtatgaagtgtcttaAAGAAATCAAGATTATCATCTCGAAAGCAAATAACAAGGAGAAGACTTTTAACATTtgtaatatacaaaaaatatactaagCTTCTATACTTATTTCAGGAAAGCGATTTAGACATGCAATGCgattctgatgaagaagaagcagaAAAAACCGAAAAGAAACCTGAAACACAAACTTTTCCGAAAACAGACCCTATCAAAcagtaagtataagtatttattttatttagttacatAGAGTGTGAAGATCTTAATgatcattgtaattattattatttataattttattaaaactttgTTTATCATAAAAGTACAACAAAATGCCAGAGAAATTAGCAAAGAGTCTCAAAATTATGAATTACTCATAAATCATTTTTGTTAGTTGTTGATTTGTGTTGTATGTTGTTGATtaaaaagtattatattattatgtttacttcAATTATATGCAACAAATTATGATGTTATTGTTGTAGGCCGTGCATATTAATATTTGACTCGTTAGCGGGTGCGTCGAGATCGAGAGTGGTGGCTACTTTGCGGGACTATCTCACTTGCGAATATCAAGCAAAGGTAATgtataattgagatatagtTCACACAACTTAAAGAGCAAGCATGTAGAAAAACTTTTCTAactaaatttttattataattattatctctTTTCAGGTCTCTCAGaataaaacattcaataaaGACAATATAAAAGGAAGCTGTCCCAAAATTCCACAACAAAATAATTTCACAGACTGTGGATTATATTTGTTACAATATGTGGAACAATTTTTCAAGgtaatttttaaaaacaatgCATTCAacatcgaaattattatttttgtgacttattaaaaataataattatttttcaggATCCAATATTGGACTACTCTTTGCCAATAAAACAATTGGCAAACTGGTTTGATGAAATAGTTGTTACTAGAAAAAGAGAAGAGATTTCACACCTACTGAAAGCTCTGATGCACAAATACAACCCAGATTCGCATTTGGCATTGCCTGACATAACATTCCCCACTCTCAATGGTAAGATTTACCTTACAGTTACACCACTGCGCTCTAGaccattttattattctttgctAGTTGCATAGTCTGGGATGGAATAAAAATACTAATGTTTCATCCTTCTCATAATTCCGCGCAAGTCGTAAAAATCGTATAAGGGATCAATTTGCTAGCATAAAGTTTCAGTGATCTGCTATCAATGAAATTTTCGCCCTGACTTTTCGATGTCTTTTATACTTGGCCATGAATGGATGttttttattactaattattacaGGTAAACTCATTGAAACCGAAGAACAACAAGAAGATGGAGATTGTGATAAAAACAACTCAAGTACTAGTAAGCTTCTAAAAACCGATGGAAAGGAAAGTGAAGGGCCGACGCTTACATTCGTAAAGCAAATGCCCACAGGAGACATAGTTGTTAAACGGAACTTTGGTGATACTTCCGACACTATTCACTTGCGGAAAACTATTCGCTTGTCTAGTGATGCCGAAAATAGATCTATGTTGCAAATTAAGCAAGaatttataaagaaaagtgATAATGAAAATCAAATATTAATACCTATAAAAGTGCACACTAGTGATTTGGTAAAAGATATACAAAACACACTGATAGTTAATAAGAATAAAACAATGGGTGATAAAAAACAAGGTGTACATAATCAAAATGTATCCAATGTAAACTGCGTCCGACAGAACTTAAACGAAAGTGACAGTAATTCATTCCTAAAATCGAGGAGGGTGAAACTCGATGACGTGGTCAATGAATCAAGTAAGAAATTCAAGAGGAATGAATGTTAAAATTTTGCCTGTCCAAATACCCTCatctattaaattattattaatttaataaaagtgtATAGTTGTTCTATGAACTTGTAAATATTAGGGATAATGCTATTAATAACATGTATTTAatactgtatctattttataaaGATAATGTAAAGTTTAAAGTTTTTCTCGTGTATTATACTATTATAGCTTCGATTCGACAAAATACAGAACTGGAAGTGAAGTACTATGACTTTATCTTTCcttttgttacttttttagttACAAGTTATCTGATATGACCCTagacaagaaaataaaataattcagtaTCTATAACGCTTCTTTCATTTTGTCCTTTGCCCTGCTAATATTTTACTCCTAAGGTATTTGTGGTAGGGAAATTAGAATTAATTAGATAAAGCTCAACATTTCTGGTTCCACACAGTACTTGGATTGTTTCAGAACGTGGATTCAATATTGTATTATAGgtaccaaaataaaacaatcatgtgtgaaataataaagtatactttagtgacattgtaacgaatactgagggggatgataaaATGGAAAAAGAGTCTTATAAGTTATCAAACAGCGAAGAAAATTCTTTTTTCATAACTAGTTATGAAAATTTGGTAACAAACGTGGACgaaggtgattcagaccatgattgagttgatatcaagcggaattttctgccgcaaattcatgatattttttcgtttttttttttttaatttatttcaattctatacttttgcggtgaaaaattccacttgatattactcagaataatcagctgaatcatccctcgaagttgtcgttacgatgttaccaacaccctatatacataattattgtgtTCGGTGGTTTTTGTTAAGAGTTGCATCACTACCCGAACTACAGAAGTCTCGACTAGAGCTAGAGGGACCTCTTATTTTACttagattcaatatttttggtAGAACAGTCTACCAGAGAAATCATGTTAACCCTTGCCATAACTGAAAGTAAAAATACCTACTGGAAATTGCGTTTCTTCGTGTACGGGCGAGGACCGACGAGGGGAATACCCCGGTAGCCCCGTGGCTACTAATAACGCGAGTTTCTTGGTAACGTCGTCTTGCGAAACCGGACTCCGAAAATCCACCTGAAAACGCTCTAGATGCCCATCCTAGTTAGGCCAATTTAATCGGGGAGTCTGTGGGAAACTTTATGCAtactaaaaagaaacataaagaaTTTCAGGGTCAAGGATCTTCAGGGTGATGACAGTAACATATTCCATGCGTAGCAtctctctacttggtctgtgacATATTCCATATTCCTTTGCCTATCCGAATTTTGGGCTAATCTATTCTatattctattttctttgtttgtggctgcatcgttcagaaacgatgattctgccaacgtcaaggttcaagagaaaatacttaacattaaaatataattttgatcggTTAGGTTAAAATAATCGGTGGATAGTCCAATGGTAAAGATTGAACCTAGAAAATAACAACACAATTTGTTAGTATGACATTACAAAACACAGGGTTTAAGTTTGCGGAACAAGGAATAAAGGTTAAGAacagacacaaaaaaaaaaaaaatatatatacgtatatatataaactatGAAAATTATTAgagttttatgttattatatttaataaacctagataaaatatttataaaaggggTATACACTAATGTGAGGAGAAAGTTAACATTTACAGGGCGGGGAATTTTAGGGGGTAGTACATCATATAAGGAAACATTCAGTCGGGGGCAATTAAAAAACAAGTGATCAAGAGTACCCTCCTCTTCTCCACATTCACACAGGGAATGATCGCGGATACGAAGCTTTGCCAGGAAAACAGGCGAACACACGTGTCCCAAACGAAGTCTGATTATGGTGGAACAAACAGGTTTGTCGAAATTGCGATATTTAAAAAACCATGGTTTTATGGGAACAAATGGCTGGATGCCACCATAATACTTACCCTTTATGAGCCTAGAATTGTTCCACCTTTCCGTCcatgatttatgtaaatgtGGTTTAGCAAGACAACGAATATCTCTAGAAAATTCTTTGTTATACACCTCTCTGCCCGTGCGGATAGCCTCCTTGGCGCATTGGTCAGCGATTTCATTTCCTGTTATGCCACTGTGGCTTGGGATCCATGCCAAAATAACTTCAATCCCCGATTGTtggcatttaaataaaacttccTTAATTTTGAGAGTCAGGTAAAAGTTATCCTTTGAGTGAAATGGTTTTTTAATGATGTCCTGAAGGCAACTAAGAGAATCTGAAAACACAATTGATCTCGCCAGTTTATGAGATTCAATAAAGGTGACAGCTTCAAGTAAGGCAATAGACTCACCTGTAAATATTGAACATTTAGGTGGGCATTTATAATTAAggattattttatactttggaATCCAGACCGCTGCTCCTACATTATCGGAATCCGAAATTTTAGATGCATCTGTATAAAGATGTAGCCAACCTGGCCAGTTCCTTTCAGAGATTCTGTTGAACTCTGCATTAGCTCCTGGAGAGTTCTTATTTATTTCCAAGTTTAAAATAACCTTGGGACAAAAAAtgagtatattaaaattaaattcgaaTATGGGGTTTTTTAGAGTCTGTTGTACTGTGGAGATGTCAATCTTTTTATATGAGTTAATTAATAGAGGCAAGTCTTTGTGTGTCCAGTAGTTTAAATTGGTCAGAGAGTTTAGGgatcttattttattatgaagaGGATGCGAAGAATTttgaataatgttaaaatagtaccTATCTGACAGAAATTGTCGCCGTAGCTGCAGAGGAGCCTCGACGCATTCAATTTGAAGGGCATTTGTTGGGGATGACTTCATAGCTCCTGTAATTACACGTAAACATTTATATTGAATTTTATCAAGTTTACATAATGCCATCTTGTTACAGGGTTCCAGAATGAAGCAAGCGTAGTCGAAGTGACTTCGAATAACAGcattatataaaagtttttgaCTGTATGGGTGGGATCCCCACCAAACTCCAGAGAGTGACCTGagcacattaatatttttttcgcaTTTATTCGCAATGTAATTGAGATGGTGGATACCTTTCAATTTATCGTCTAGGATGACCCCTAAGAATTTGACGTTGTTTTGAATGGCTATGGGTTGATCGTTCACATGGATGTCAATTGGAGGAATGGAACGTTTACGGGTAAATACTACAGCACTACATTTGTGAACTGACAAGGACAGACCATGATCATCGAGCCAGATGTTAAGGTAGTGTAAGGCAGAATTGAGACGTGAGCTTGCTTCTAGAAGTGATGATGAGCTGGCATATAAGACGATGTCGTCGGCATATTGTAAGATATTGCAGAAGGAGAGGACTGTTCTGTCAAGGTCATAAGTATAGACGTTGTACAGCAGAGGACTAAGGACAGAACCCTGCGGAAGTCCCTTCCACAAAGTTCTTGGAGAAGAAAGGGAGCCCTGGACTCTAACAGAGATAGAGCGAGCCGTGAAGAGATTACATATGATGTTGACCATCCTTACCGAAATATTCAGATTTAGCATTTTCTGCCTGAGCACTGGTAGGAGGACATTGTCATATGCAGAAGATATGTCAAGAAAGATACCGATGACATGTTTATCATTGCTAAAAGAGCGTCTGACGTCTGTGGTGAAAATGCTGAGACTATCCAAGGTACCCAAACCCCTTCTGAATCCGAATTGGGACTGAGACAAAATGCCTTTGTTTTCTAGGAACCACTCCAATCGGTTTTTTATTAAGTGCTCTAAAATTTTGGCTAGAGTGGACGAAAGGGCAATGGGCCTATACGAGGCCGCATCACTGGGATTTTTCCCGGGTTTTAAGATGGGGATAACAATTTGTGTTTTCCAGGCTGTTGGTACAGAGCCCGAAATGAAAattttgttgatgacgtcaaGAAGATAATGTATGGCAATCTCTGGAGATTTAGTTACGAATGAGTAGGGTATACCATCTATGCCTGGGGATGAATCACGGAGGTTGTCAAGTGCACAGCAGAGTTCGGCGAAGGAGAAGGGCTCATCAAAAGTATCCATAGATGGTGTTACATTATCTAGTAAAGAGAGGCAGTCCTGTGTTGGAACATAAGGAGGCGCAAGTTTGTTGGTAAAATCAGGAAGCCACGAGGATGTATCATTGGAGGGAACGTTATAGTCATCCGAGAGATAACCTCTGAAAGATTTGATACGACTCCAGACCATGGACGCGGGTGAACGAGGAACAAGTGACTCACAAAAATCTCGCCatcctttaatttttttttggataGTAGTCTTTTGCAGCGGGCCGTCTCCCTCTGGAACACCAAATAACTGTCTAATGATGTTAAGTCAGCCGCAAATGTCTTCTCTGCCTCATTACGACGACGAACACTCGAGGAGCATTCAGAGTCCCACCACGGAGGTGAGGAGATTTTACCGCGAGCCGAGTTTTTAATTGGAATACTCTCATCAGCAGATGAGATAAGGCATTGAGTGAAATCGTCGTAACAGGTCAAAAAATTTGAGGAAGAGACAGACGGCAGTGAATGCACCTTTACCCGGACAAGATCCGAGTATTTATCCCAATCAGCCTTTTTGATGCGGTATTTTAAGAGAGGTGGAGGACCTTTGATGGGAGGGGAATGGTTgtggtaatttaaaatgatgggGAAATGGTCACTACCGTAACAGTTAGGCAAGGTTTTCCAAGAGAGGGACATCACTAAACTAGGAGAAGCCATCGATAAATCCACCATACTTGCATTCTGCAAAGGGGAGGATCTTCTCGTGGCTGATCCATCATTTAGGACACATAGGTTACGATCGTCTAGTAGATCTAGGAGAGTAGATGAATTGGAATCACATCTATGTGAACCCCATAGCGTATGATGGCAGTTAAAATCGCCGAGAATTAAAAGAGGATGTGGTAAATTTGAAAGAATGTTGTTTAATTCGGAGAAGAGGGAGTGATCTGGATGAGGGACATATACCGAAGCTATGGTTAGGTTTAGGGCCTTAACTGCTACAATATGAAGGTCAGGGCTATGGGGTGGAATGGGGATTTGGGAATAGGACATGTGCCTATTAATAAGCAAAGCCGAACCTGCTCGACCATCGATTCTGTCATCCCGGAGACAGGCGAAGCCCGATACTCTAAAGAGTGATCCAGGTCTCAGCCAAGTCTCCGAGATGGCACAGACAACTGgtttaaatttgtttattaaatatatgaGTTCATGTTTCTTACTTCTGATGCTTTTACAGTTCCATTGAAGGAGATTGTGACCTGCCATTTTTATTGATTAAGGTGACGATAAATTGCTGTAGTAGAGTAATGACGTTGTTCGGTAGAGCATCTGAAAATTTGGATACTAGATTAACAAGGGAACAGATTAATAATTCAATAAGATTGTCGTTGGGAGTAAGGAGGGGGGTGGGGTCATCGAGATTAGGGTTGGGGAATGCACATCCATTGGGTTGAGTTGATGACGGGGTGTTTGTAATATCCCTGTGAGCAAGGACGTCAAAAGATTTACCTAAATCTGGGGGTGTGCGTCGTTCCCGATATACCGTCTTCCGGTAGGAAGAATAGCTTTGATTGTGCGGAGGAGGGGTAGATGAAGAGGGGACCGCGTGGGGCAAGGCTGTCTGAGAGTAGGAAGTTGAAGGTTGGGAGAGAACATCAGCAAATGAACGCTTTACTATTGGGAATCGATGAGATGCGTCAGTGTAAGAGATACTCTCCTCTGACATGACCAGTTTTATGGCCTTTTGCCTGGAATGTTCAGGACATTTGGGGTCAGTGGCCCTATGGTTACCACTACAAAAAAGGCATGTTGGAGGGGAGTCTATGTTGTTGCATGAATCCCCATAGTGAGGTTGAGCGCACATATAGCATCTAGGCTTTGAACGGCATTGAGCTTTTATATGCCCAAAACGGCAGCAGCCTCTGCACTGGATCGTGGGGAGTTGATAAGTGTCCACAGGCAAAGAGGTGtagaaacaaaagat
Coding sequences:
- the LOC126366759 gene encoding uncharacterized protein LOC126366759 — protein: MGVVRNIPVDWTLEELVSNIQYPPGCGKVVKARRINMKKIIDGSTCWIPSTTVVLTFLGQSLPKKIFCFYTSLPVDTYQLPTIQCRGCCRFGHIKAQCRSKPRCYMCAQPHYGDSCNNIDSPPTCLFCSGNHRATDPKCPEHSRQKAIKLVMSEESISYTDASHRFPIVKRSFADVLSQPSTSYSQTALPHAVPSSSTPPPHNQSYSSYRKTVYRERRTPPDLGKSFDVLAHRDITNTPSSTQPNGCAFPNPNLDDPTPLLTPNDNLIELLICSLVNLVSKFSDALPNNVITLLQQFIVTLINKNGRSQSPSMEL